TGGTCAAAGGCGCCGACAAGAAAGAATCAGCCAAACGCGCCCACGAACTGCTCGCCAGCGTCGGCCTGGCCGGGTTCGGGGACTACTACCCCGCCCAGCTCTCCGGCGGCCAGCAACAACGCGTCGCGATCGCCAGGTCCCTGGCCATGGACCCCGAGATCATGCTCTTCGACGAACCCACCTCGGCCCTGGACCCGGAAAAAGTCGGCGAAGTCCTCGCCGTCATGCAGGACCTGGCCAAAAAAGGCATGACCATGGTCGTGGTCACCCACGAAATGGGCTTCGCCCGCGAAGTCGCCGACTCCCTGATCTTCATGGACGACGGCTACATCGTCGAACGCGGCGACGCCCGCGAAATCCTGGCGAACCCGCAGGAACCCCGCACCCAGGCATTCCTCAGGCAGGTGCTCTAAACCATGGACGGAAAACTCGCCGTTATCGGCCTGGGCAGCCTCGGGAGCATGGCCCTCTGGCAGGCCTCCCGCCTGAGCCAGGACGTCGTCGGGTTCGAAGCCGCGTCCCCCGCCCACGGCCGTAGCGCCGTGGGCGGGGACACCCGGCTCTTCCGCATGATCTACCGCGGAAACCCCGACCTCTACCCCATCCTGGAACGCTCCCGGGATCTCTGGGCCGAACTCGAAGCCGAAACAGGGCAGAACATCCTCGCCCGCACCGGCGGACTCTCCATCGGAACCAAAGACGGGGCCTACCTCACCGCCCTGCTGGAAACCACCCACACCACCGGAGCCGAATACCAAATCCTCAGCCGCGAACAAATGGCCGAACGCTACCCCCAGCACAACCTCCGCACCGACGACATCGCGGTCTATGACCCGCACGCCGGTGCCCTGCGCACCGACCGGGCAGTCACAGCCGCCGTCGCGGCCGCCCAGGCCAACGGCGCAACAATCCACACCAACACCCCCATCGACAACATCACCGAAACCAGCGAGGGCGTCCTCATCACCTCCGGTGAGAAAACCTGGACCTTCGAGAACGTCATCGTCTCCTCCGGCGGCTGGTCCCAACGGCTCATGCCTGACTACCTGAAAGCCGCAACGGAAACCAAACGGATCTTCCTGACCTGGTTCGTGGCCAAAAACGCGGCAGAATTCTCGCCCGAGAACTTCCCCGTCTTCATCCGGATCGAGGAGGACCGCTCCATGTACGGGGCACCCGCCGTCGACGGCGTGACCGTCAAAG
Above is a window of Arthrobacter pascens DNA encoding:
- a CDS encoding amino acid ABC transporter ATP-binding protein — translated: MSADGTILAKKIRKSFGHKTVLKDIDLEIASGEICCIIGPSGSGKSTVLRCINGLETVDSGVLKVNGEDFGYYETENAYHALPPKKLAEQRTRLGMVFQQFNLFPNMTAHENIMSGPVLVKGADKKESAKRAHELLASVGLAGFGDYYPAQLSGGQQQRVAIARSLAMDPEIMLFDEPTSALDPEKVGEVLAVMQDLAKKGMTMVVVTHEMGFAREVADSLIFMDDGYIVERGDAREILANPQEPRTQAFLRQVL
- the solA gene encoding N-methyl-L-tryptophan oxidase; this translates as MDGKLAVIGLGSLGSMALWQASRLSQDVVGFEAASPAHGRSAVGGDTRLFRMIYRGNPDLYPILERSRDLWAELEAETGQNILARTGGLSIGTKDGAYLTALLETTHTTGAEYQILSREQMAERYPQHNLRTDDIAVYDPHAGALRTDRAVTAAVAAAQANGATIHTNTPIDNITETSEGVLITSGEKTWTFENVIVSSGGWSQRLMPDYLKAATETKRIFLTWFVAKNAAEFSPENFPVFIRIEEDRSMYGAPAVDGVTVKATLDGRGGPTKDAESVPRNLTPAEIQETTETVTEFFPGLVPNIVRSDAFPDLYTADHNPLLGRPTENSRIYYATGFSGGGFKNATGFGEIAAHEALGKRAFDGLDFVRPDRFKTT